In one Vicinamibacterales bacterium genomic region, the following are encoded:
- a CDS encoding formylglycine-generating enzyme family protein: MARPSVPPSLPPRPDMVWVPGGEFLMGSDKGYPEERPAHRVAVDGFWMDRAPVTNARFARFVEATGFTTFAEHPPRAEDYPGARPELLVTGSLVFVPPPGKVDLGDVRHWWRFVEGADWRHPAGPGSSTTGLGDHPVVHVAFADAEAFAAWDGKTLPTEAEWEFAARGGLDGATYAWGSEFLPDGRHMANTWQGEFPWQHHARDGFERTSPIGAFPANGYGLVDMIGNVWEWTTDWYAPGHPADAPKACCIPQNPRGPRADGSYDPAHRAIRIPRKVLKGGSHLCAPNYCRRYRPAARYPEPVDTSTSHVGFRCIIRPSAS, from the coding sequence ATGGCGCGACCGTCCGTTCCGCCGTCCCTGCCGCCGCGCCCGGACATGGTGTGGGTCCCGGGAGGCGAGTTCCTGATGGGCTCGGACAAGGGCTATCCGGAGGAGCGTCCCGCACATCGCGTCGCCGTCGACGGCTTCTGGATGGATCGCGCGCCGGTCACCAACGCGCGGTTCGCGCGCTTCGTCGAGGCCACCGGCTTCACGACCTTCGCCGAGCACCCCCCGCGCGCCGAGGACTATCCAGGCGCACGCCCGGAGCTGCTCGTGACCGGATCGCTGGTGTTCGTGCCACCGCCTGGCAAGGTGGACCTCGGGGACGTCCGGCACTGGTGGCGCTTCGTCGAGGGCGCCGACTGGCGGCACCCGGCCGGCCCCGGCAGCTCGACGACGGGCCTCGGCGACCACCCCGTCGTGCACGTCGCCTTCGCGGATGCGGAGGCGTTCGCCGCCTGGGACGGCAAGACGCTGCCGACCGAGGCCGAATGGGAGTTCGCGGCTCGCGGCGGCCTCGACGGCGCCACCTACGCATGGGGCAGCGAGTTCCTGCCGGACGGACGCCATATGGCCAACACCTGGCAAGGCGAATTCCCGTGGCAGCATCACGCGCGCGACGGCTTCGAGCGGACCTCCCCGATCGGCGCGTTTCCCGCCAACGGCTACGGGCTGGTCGACATGATCGGGAACGTCTGGGAGTGGACCACGGATTGGTACGCGCCGGGCCACCCGGCGGACGCGCCCAAGGCCTGCTGTATCCCGCAGAATCCCCGCGGTCCGCGCGCCGACGGGAGCTACGACCCGGCCCACCGCGCGATTCGCATTCCCCGCAAGGTACTGAAGGGCGGCTCGCACCTGTGCGCGCCCAACTACTGCCGCCGCTACCGGCCGGCCGCCCGCTATCCCGAGCCCGTCGACACCTCCACGTCGCACGTGGGATTCCGCTGCATCATCCGCCCCTCCGCGTCGTAG
- a CDS encoding AIM24 family protein, whose amino-acid sequence MTTTTDVPPGPAPTFGALVDATRPAASGGESFRCESARTLRIDVDGEVWLTPGAAIAYRGDLTFHRRPTVEAADPIDAVLRETAPLVRAVGRGCLYCAHHGSHVRIVRLIGDAVVVAWSDLLAFERTLVFEPRLVAHGVGIAAGGLAAVRLSGEGLFAFTSHGRPLALPVTPEAPVNTDPHATVAWSDGLEPTLKTDLSWRSLVGHGGEEPFQMHFGGTGVVLVQPFEDPSRFHLGANPLKRLAAMVGG is encoded by the coding sequence ATGACGACCACGACGGACGTTCCGCCCGGACCGGCGCCCACGTTCGGCGCGCTGGTGGATGCCACGCGGCCCGCCGCCAGCGGCGGCGAGTCGTTTCGCTGCGAGTCGGCGCGGACGCTGCGAATCGACGTGGATGGCGAGGTCTGGCTCACGCCTGGCGCGGCCATCGCCTATCGCGGCGATCTCACCTTCCACCGGCGGCCGACGGTCGAGGCGGCCGACCCGATCGACGCCGTCCTGCGCGAGACCGCGCCGCTCGTGCGGGCGGTGGGGCGGGGGTGCCTCTACTGTGCGCACCACGGGAGCCACGTCCGCATCGTGCGGCTGATCGGCGATGCCGTGGTCGTCGCCTGGTCCGACCTGCTGGCCTTCGAGCGGACGCTGGTGTTCGAGCCGCGCCTGGTCGCGCACGGCGTCGGCATCGCGGCGGGCGGGCTCGCCGCGGTGCGGCTGTCGGGCGAGGGCCTGTTCGCGTTCACCAGTCACGGGCGCCCACTGGCGCTTCCCGTGACGCCGGAGGCGCCCGTGAACACGGACCCCCACGCTACCGTGGCCTGGTCCGACGGGCTCGAACCGACGTTGAAGACCGACCTGTCCTGGCGGTCGCTCGTCGGGCATGGCGGCGAAGAGCCGTTCCAGATGCACTTCGGTGGAACGGGCGTCGTGCTGGTGCAGCCATTCGAGGACCCGAGCCGGTTTCACCTCGGCGCCAACCCGCTCAAGCGGCTGGCGGCGATGGTGGGAGGGTAG